From the Pseudodesulfovibrio indicus genome, the window GGACGACGACTTGCCGTCCATCCTCGACGACCCCTCCCTGCCCCTGGGGTATGCCTTGCGGACCTCCCGCAGGTTCGCCGCGACCTCCGGACGGCTCAACCGGCTCGGCGCGGTCCTGCTGGTCTCCACGCCGGGGCTGGCGGCCAAGTATGGTCTGGACGACGCCGCCGTGCTTCCTCCGCTCCCTTCCGACTTCCGCGACGGGACGCGCCCGTGCGCTGATGACGGCCAGGTGCGGGTCTTCTATCACGGGACCACGTCCCACATCCGGGAAATCGCCTGGCTCAGGAACGTTATGCGGCGGGTGCTGGGCAGGAACCCGAACGTCCATTTCGAGATTTTCGGCCCGGAGAAGGTGAGGCGGCTCTACGCCGACCTGCCGAGGACCACGGTGCGCCGCCCACTGGGGTGGGAAGCGTACCGCCGCCACGCCCTGGAATCCTGCCTGGACATCGGGCTTGCGCCCCTGGCGGATACGCCGTTCAACAGCTGTCGCAGCCACGTGAAGTTCTTCGACATCGCCAGGGCCGGAGGGGTGGGGGTGTATTCCGACACCCCGGTTTTCCGGCGCATCGTGCGGGACGGCGAGAACGGCGTCCTGGAGTCCGGTGGCGAGGACGGCTGGGTGGATGCGGTGTGCGCCCTTGCCGAGGATCCGGCCCTGCGCGATCGTCTGCGCCGCGGCGTGTCCTCTACCATGGCCGAGTTGGCTGGGGGCCGCGCATGATCGGCGTTTTTTCCTCTGGGATGCTCGCCATCCCGCACCTCGAAGCGTTCCTCGGGGACGGCGTCCTCGCCCGGCCCGCGTCGGGCAAGGGCATCGACGCCGTGGCCGGTTGGGGCCACAAGCCCACTGCGGCCAAGGCCCGCAACATGGCTAGGGAGTGGGGCAAGCCTTACCTCGCGGTGGAGGACGGGTTCCTGCGCTCCCTGGGGCTCGGCGTGTCCGGCTGCGCCCCGCTGTCCGTGGTCGTGGACGACCTGGGCATTTATTACGACGCCACCGGGCCGTCGCGCCTGGAGCAGCTCATCGCCGAAGGGTGCCCGGAAGAGGACCTCGACCTGGCGCGTCAGGCCATGGAGATCATTCGCAGGGAACGGCTGAGCAAGTACAACCACGCGCCCAAACCGGAACCCGGGTTGTTCGGCGGGGAGGGCGGGTTGCGCATCCTGCTGGTGGACCAGACCAGGGGCGATGCCTCGGTCGAATTGGGGCTGGCGGGCCCCGAAGCCTTTTCGAGAATGTGCCGGGAGGCGGTCGAGGCCCATCCCGGTGCGCGGTTCTACATCAAGACCCACCCCGACGTGGTGGCGGGCAAGAAGCAGGGGTACCTGTCCAGTGAGGACGTGCCGGGTGCCGAGGTCCTGGGGCGCGACCTGAACCCGCTGTGCGTGCTGGAACGGATGGACCACGTGTACACGGTCAGTTCGCAGCTTGGTTTCGAGGCGCTGCTCCTGGGCAAGCGGGTCCACTGCTACGGCGCTCCCTTCTATTCGGGCTGGGGGCTGACCGAGGACGGCGTGGAGCTCACACGGCGAACGGCGACCCGGACCCTGGAAGAGGTGTTCGCGGCCGCGTACGTTCGTTATGCGCGCTACGTCAGCCCCTACACCGGCGAGCGCTGCTCCATCCTCGACACGTTGGATACCCTGACGGACCAGATCCGGCACGAGGAACGCAACCGGGGGAACCTGGTCTGCGCGGGCTTTTCCTGGTGGCGCAAGGGGATCGCGCGACATCTTTTCCGGTCCTTGGACGGGCGCATAGAATACAGGCGCACCGGTCCGGGGGCGGCCGCGCGGGCCAGGGACGTGGGCGGCCGGGTCGTGGCCTGGGCTGCCAAGACGCCTCAAGGCACCCATGAGGCGGCGCGGAATTTGGGCGTGCCCGTGACCTTTGTGGAGGACGGCTTTCTCCGTTCCTCCGGCCTGGGGTCCGATTTCCACTACCCGTATTCACTGTGTCTGGACAGCGGCGGACCGTACTTCGATCCCAACACCCCCAATGACCTGGAGACCCTGCTGGCCCGCACGGAGTTCGACGAGCGGTTGCTGGCGCGTGCCCGCGCCCTGCGCGAGGCCATTGTCGCCAAGGGGGTCACCAAGTACAACGTCGGGCGCAGGGAAACCCTGCCCGCCATGGACGCCGGAGGGCGGACCGTGGTCCTCGTCGTGGGCCAGGTGGAGGACGACAAGTCCGTCCTGGCCGGGGGCATGGGCATCCATTCCGACAGGGAGCTCCTGGCCGAGGTCCGGCGCAACCGTCCGGATGCGTTCATCGTCTACAAGCCGCACCCGGACGTGGTCAGCGGCAACAGGCGGGGCGGCGCGTTCTCGGAACAGGACGCCGGGCTGTACGACCGCATGGAGTCGGCCGTGTCGCTGTCGGCCCTGTTTGGCGTGATCGACGAGCTGCACACCCTGACCTCGCTGTCCGGTTTCGAGGCCCTGATGCGGGACGTTCCGGTTCACACCTACGGCGGCCCGTTCTATGCCGGGTGGGGTTTGACCACGGACAGGCACCGCTTCCCGAGGCG encodes:
- a CDS encoding glycosyltransferase family 1 protein, which gives rise to MGCDTKPGGRLAQGVRLAAARCWPTGRRTVPPGGDAGSLGENPAVLHFRAFPTVHYYLQSRFPAARCVDTSTTAPDPAVFDGASAVVVVRHARKDWLDLLAGLRGDARPVILFMDDDLPSILDDPSLPLGYALRTSRRFAATSGRLNRLGAVLLVSTPGLAAKYGLDDAAVLPPLPSDFRDGTRPCADDGQVRVFYHGTTSHIREIAWLRNVMRRVLGRNPNVHFEIFGPEKVRRLYADLPRTTVRRPLGWEAYRRHALESCLDIGLAPLADTPFNSCRSHVKFFDIARAGGVGVYSDTPVFRRIVRDGENGVLESGGEDGWVDAVCALAEDPALRDRLRRGVSSTMAELAGGRA
- a CDS encoding capsular polysaccharide biosynthesis protein, whose amino-acid sequence is MIGVFSSGMLAIPHLEAFLGDGVLARPASGKGIDAVAGWGHKPTAAKARNMAREWGKPYLAVEDGFLRSLGLGVSGCAPLSVVVDDLGIYYDATGPSRLEQLIAEGCPEEDLDLARQAMEIIRRERLSKYNHAPKPEPGLFGGEGGLRILLVDQTRGDASVELGLAGPEAFSRMCREAVEAHPGARFYIKTHPDVVAGKKQGYLSSEDVPGAEVLGRDLNPLCVLERMDHVYTVSSQLGFEALLLGKRVHCYGAPFYSGWGLTEDGVELTRRTATRTLEEVFAAAYVRYARYVSPYTGERCSILDTLDTLTDQIRHEERNRGNLVCAGFSWWRKGIARHLFRSLDGRIEYRRTGPGAAARARDVGGRVVAWAAKTPQGTHEAARNLGVPVTFVEDGFLRSSGLGSDFHYPYSLCLDSGGPYFDPNTPNDLETLLARTEFDERLLARARALREAIVAKGVTKYNVGRRETLPAMDAGGRTVVLVVGQVEDDKSVLAGGMGIHSDRELLAEVRRNRPDAFIVYKPHPDVVSGNRRGGAFSEQDAGLYDRMESAVSLSALFGVIDELHTLTSLSGFEALMRDVPVHTYGGPFYAGWGLTTDRHRFPRRGRSLTMEELVAGALILYPSYYDWGTELFCGPETVLMRLAAGGEPRQGKLRRKCCVFIQKMINLSSALE